Sequence from the Enhydrobacter sp. genome:
CCATGACTTGCAGTGCAGGTGCGAGACGTCGTGGCCAAACGCCCGCAGCTTATCGAGGACCTCGGGCATGGGCTGCGCTGCCGGTTCGGAGCCGGCCGAGTAGGCCTTGAACTCGCCGCGTCCGACTTGCTCGAGGATCGCCTGCGCCATCAGCGAGCGCGCCGAATTGTGCGTGCACAGGAAGAGCACGCTGAAGGAGGCAGTCATGTGATCATCCTCCGTAGGGTCTTCCGGCAGGAGGCGTGCAAGGTCGCCGCACAGCTCGGGGCGGCCGGAGCAGCAGGTCTCGGTGAGAAAGCTGAACAGCGCGCGCAGGCCGGCGAAGCGGACGGCGTAGATGACGTGGCGGCCCTGGCGCGTCGACTGCACCAAGCCTGCCTGTTCCAGCGCCGACAGATGGAAGGAAAGCGTCGAGGGCGGCTGGCCGAGATGGCTGGCCAGTTCGCCGGCCGCCATACCGGACGCGCCGCGCGTCGCCAGCAGCCGCATCAGGCTGAGACGGGTCTCCTGTGCCAGGGCGGAGAAGCCGGCGGCGGCTCCTGTAGATTCCATAATTCGAGAATAGTCGAAAAGTATGTCATATGCATGACAGAAGTAGGAGCTATCCGCTGTCATGACGACGTTCGAACGCTACCTGACGCTGTGGGTCGCCCTCTGCATCGTCGCCGGCATCGCGCTGGGCCATTTCCTGCCCGGCGTCTTCCATGCCATCGGCGCGGCCGAGATTGCGCGCATCAACCTGCCGGTCGCCGTGCTGGTCTGGCTTATGATCATCCCGATGCTGGCCAAGATCGACTTCGCCGCGCTTCGCGAGGTCGGGGCGCACTGGCGCGGCATCGGCGTGACGCTCGCCATCAACTGGGCGGTCAAGCCGTTCTCGATGGCGCTGCTCGGCTGGCTTTTCCTCGGCTACCTGTTCGCGCCCTGGCTGCCGGCCGACAGGATCGACAGCTACATCGCCGGCCTCATCCTGCTGGCTGCCGCGCCGTGCACGGCCATGGTGTTCGTCTGGAGCAACCTCTCCAACGGCGAGCCGCACTTCACGCTCACGCAGGTAGCGCTCAACGACACCATCATGGTGTTCGCCTTCGCGCCAATCGTCGGCCTGCTGCTCGGGCTGTCGGCCATCACGGTGCCATGGGACACCTTGGTGCTGTCGGTCGTGCTCTACATCGTCGTGCCGGTGGCGATCGCCCAGGCGTTGCGCACGCGGGTGCTGGCGGCGGGTGGCGCG
This genomic interval carries:
- the arsB gene encoding ACR3 family arsenite efflux transporter encodes the protein MTTFERYLTLWVALCIVAGIALGHFLPGVFHAIGAAEIARINLPVAVLVWLMIIPMLAKIDFAALREVGAHWRGIGVTLAINWAVKPFSMALLGWLFLGYLFAPWLPADRIDSYIAGLILLAAAPCTAMVFVWSNLSNGEPHFTLTQVALNDTIMVFAFAPIVGLLLGLSAITVPWDTLVLSVVLYIVVPVAIAQALRTRVLAAGGAAALGRLLAVLQPLSLVALLATLVLLFGFQGEQIIAQPLIIALLAVPILIQVYFNSGLAYFLNRAAGEAHCVAAPSALIGASNFFELAVATAISLFGFDSGAALATVVGVLIEVPVMLSVVKIVNASKGWYERGA
- a CDS encoding metalloregulator ArsR/SmtB family transcription factor, with product MESTGAAAGFSALAQETRLSLMRLLATRGASGMAAGELASHLGQPPSTLSFHLSALEQAGLVQSTRQGRHVIYAVRFAGLRALFSFLTETCCSGRPELCGDLARLLPEDPTEDDHMTASFSVLFLCTHNSARSLMAQAILEQVGRGEFKAYSAGSEPAAQPMPEVLDKLRAFGHDVSHLHCKSWNEFAGPDAPRMDFVITLCDTLRGQDCPDVGDRLVTASWPLPDPAKFTGSPTERATVINELYGMIRRRLEIFINLPCTSLDRMALKKRLDEIGDHTRAPV